One window of Azospirillaceae bacterium genomic DNA carries:
- a CDS encoding ABC transporter ATP-binding protein, whose translation MQPMIALRGAGRRYRHGGGDYPALKPTSLTIAKGEYVAVTGASGSGKSTLLNLVAGIDYPSEGGVTVAGMALDTLGEGALARFRGVHVGIVFQFFELLPTLTALENIVLAMDLVGTVPVSRRRAQALSLLDGVGLADLAGRLPSRLSGGEQQRVAIARALANDPPLVVADEPTGNLDQANGDRVAALFDRCVAEGRTVIVATHEGRGLERYHRVLRIADGVVGGEGA comes from the coding sequence ATGCAGCCCATGATCGCGTTGCGGGGTGCCGGCCGGCGCTACCGTCACGGCGGCGGCGACTATCCGGCGCTGAAACCCACGTCGCTGACCATCGCCAAGGGGGAATATGTCGCCGTCACCGGCGCCTCCGGCTCCGGCAAATCCACCTTGCTGAACCTGGTCGCCGGCATCGATTACCCCAGCGAGGGCGGGGTCACCGTCGCCGGCATGGCGCTGGACACCCTGGGGGAGGGCGCGTTGGCCCGCTTCCGCGGCGTCCATGTCGGCATCGTCTTCCAATTCTTCGAATTGCTGCCCACCCTGACCGCGCTGGAGAACATCGTCCTGGCCATGGATCTGGTGGGGACGGTGCCGGTATCGCGCCGGCGGGCACAGGCCCTGTCGCTGCTGGATGGCGTGGGCCTGGCCGACCTGGCCGGCCGCCTGCCCTCGCGGCTGTCGGGCGGGGAACAGCAGCGGGTGGCCATCGCCCGCGCCCTGGCCAACGACCCGCCCCTGGTGGTGGCGGATGAGCCCACCGGCAACCTGGACCAGGCCAACGGCGACCGGGTGGCGGCCTTGTTCGACCGCTGCGTGGCCGAGGGCCGCACCGTCATCGTCGCCACCCATGAAGGCCGGGGCCTGGAGCGGTATCACCGCGTGCTGCGCATCGCCGACGGTGTCGTGGGCGGGGAGGGGGCGTGA